In Hyphomicrobium denitrificans 1NES1, one DNA window encodes the following:
- a CDS encoding c-type cytochrome, which yields MKFIAGFIAALAVLAAGGLIYIYSGTYNVAASNPHSPILGWVLVTARDKSIAARTDEVGPPPPPSPSSIKEGFEHFDEMCVACHGAPGVERGEVGKGLNPKPPDLVRLSKGIDPRQLFWVVKNGIRMTGMPSFGATHNDHAIWNIVAFLKELPATTAQKYQDMKKELAASQSSGHEHDHNH from the coding sequence ATGAAGTTCATTGCTGGATTCATTGCTGCACTCGCAGTGCTGGCCGCCGGCGGTCTTATCTACATCTACAGCGGCACTTACAATGTTGCTGCTTCCAATCCGCATAGTCCAATTCTCGGCTGGGTACTGGTAACGGCAAGAGATAAGTCCATTGCGGCTCGCACCGATGAGGTGGGTCCGCCACCGCCGCCAAGCCCAAGCTCGATCAAAGAAGGTTTCGAGCACTTCGATGAAATGTGCGTCGCGTGCCATGGGGCGCCGGGCGTCGAACGCGGCGAAGTCGGCAAAGGATTGAACCCAAAGCCGCCCGATCTCGTCCGCCTGTCAAAAGGAATAGACCCGCGACAGCTCTTCTGGGTCGTCAAGAACGGAATCAGAATGACGGGCATGCCGTCCTTTGGTGCAACCCACAACGATCATGCCATCTGGAACATCGTTGCATTCTTGAAGGAACTTCCGGCAACCACGGCACAAAAATACCAAGACATGAAGAAGGAATTGGCAGCTTCACAGAGCAGCGGTCACGAGCATGACCACAACCACTAG
- a CDS encoding DUF4159 domain-containing protein, whose translation MSFGSLAFLNPWLLAALITLPIIYWLLRAVPPRPTQVEFPPTRILVGLENEEKTAEKTPWWLTLIRLIAATLVILALAEPVLNPSRDAALTGEGPVAIFVDNGWSAASRWPERVAMIDRIIGEAESKGRPVIVAGTAAATRLPVLKIQSPAEARSTAAALVPEPFAPDRDAAVGALKTALDQAGVKNPSIVWLQDGIDHKSDAAEVAKKLAGLAGSGTFAVLDEAKGHEALGLAAHLGEKGKLEATIFSPGGPARSGSVYAYSARSERLGEAPFKLAAGERSTTVVFDLPLELRNQVARLEIASERSAGTVSLIDAATQWHRVGLLSGESREEAQPLLAPLYYIEKALKPYADLAIAKNANLSDGLDAVLKQNISVLMLADIGTLTGEAAKKVDDFVKRGGLLVRFAGPRLEKAGDDLLPVALRSGGRSLGGALSWSTPQPLAGFDENSPFAGLTIPKDVTINRQVLADPAELTPEVEIWARLKDGTPLVTAAKHGNGRLVLFHVTANSDWSNLPMSGLFVDMLRRLSTMGTIGAAGAQGSASTETNANATDTTDTSDANVLAPLKTLDGLGALRTPPPTAEPVKASELEKTAPSFEHPPGYYGQPASPRALNVLTPKSTLIPFPNLPASVTRLSYDNGASTALKPTLLGVALGLLFADILAVLILQAGGLGGLFSRRPRPHTGAAAIVALAALAYAAFPTNVRAQDFSPQDFQEPEIRQLDSFTPHRPSDGTQIVRSGNLSAADKIAIDATSKVTLGYVISGDRTTDETSRAGLQGLGRVLETRTAVEPGEPMAVDIKKDEIAFYPVLYWPVLETAEALPDAVIAKIDAYMKEGGLIIFDTRDYGQGGSSTLPLAGKGGSALQRLLSKLDVPPLEPVPENHVVTKSFYLLRSFPGRWDGGQLWVEAIPNNENDTHKARVSDGVTSIMITSNDLAAAWALDDRGRPIYPTVPGGEMQREMAFRGGINIVMHALTGNYKADQVHVPALLERLGQ comes from the coding sequence ATGAGTTTCGGTTCCCTCGCATTCCTCAATCCTTGGCTGCTGGCGGCGCTGATCACGCTGCCGATCATCTATTGGCTGCTGCGTGCCGTGCCGCCGCGTCCGACGCAGGTCGAATTTCCGCCGACGCGCATTCTGGTCGGGCTTGAGAACGAGGAAAAGACCGCCGAGAAGACGCCGTGGTGGCTGACGCTGATCCGGCTTATCGCGGCGACGCTCGTCATCCTGGCACTCGCTGAGCCTGTCCTCAATCCGTCACGCGACGCTGCGCTGACGGGCGAAGGGCCGGTTGCCATCTTCGTCGATAACGGCTGGTCGGCAGCGTCGCGCTGGCCCGAACGCGTCGCGATGATCGACCGGATCATCGGTGAAGCGGAGAGCAAAGGCCGTCCGGTGATCGTTGCCGGAACGGCGGCGGCGACGAGACTGCCCGTACTCAAAATTCAATCGCCCGCAGAAGCGCGGAGCACCGCTGCGGCGCTCGTGCCCGAGCCCTTTGCGCCGGATCGCGATGCCGCAGTCGGTGCACTGAAGACGGCGCTCGATCAGGCGGGAGTCAAAAATCCGAGCATCGTCTGGCTGCAGGACGGCATCGATCACAAGTCGGATGCAGCCGAGGTCGCCAAGAAGCTTGCCGGGCTCGCAGGCAGCGGCACGTTCGCTGTCCTCGATGAGGCGAAGGGGCACGAAGCGCTCGGACTTGCGGCACACCTCGGCGAAAAAGGAAAGCTCGAAGCGACGATTTTCTCGCCCGGCGGACCAGCGCGGTCGGGCAGCGTCTATGCGTACTCGGCGCGGAGCGAACGACTCGGCGAAGCGCCGTTCAAGCTCGCGGCCGGAGAGCGGTCCACAACGGTCGTGTTCGACCTGCCGCTCGAATTGCGCAATCAGGTGGCGCGCCTTGAAATTGCGAGCGAACGCTCGGCCGGAACCGTCAGCCTGATCGACGCGGCGACGCAGTGGCATCGCGTCGGCCTTCTGTCGGGCGAAAGCCGTGAGGAAGCGCAGCCGCTGCTGGCACCGCTCTACTACATCGAGAAAGCGCTGAAGCCCTATGCCGATCTCGCGATCGCCAAGAATGCCAACCTGTCGGATGGTCTCGACGCAGTCTTGAAGCAGAACATCTCGGTGTTGATGCTTGCGGATATCGGCACGCTGACAGGCGAAGCGGCAAAAAAAGTCGACGACTTTGTGAAGCGTGGCGGTCTGCTCGTGCGCTTCGCCGGTCCGCGGCTTGAAAAAGCGGGCGACGATCTCTTGCCGGTGGCCCTCAGAAGCGGCGGGCGCTCGCTCGGCGGCGCGCTCTCGTGGTCGACGCCGCAACCGCTCGCGGGATTTGACGAGAACAGTCCCTTTGCGGGGCTGACGATTCCGAAAGACGTGACGATCAACCGGCAGGTGCTGGCTGACCCAGCGGAGCTGACGCCCGAAGTCGAAATCTGGGCGCGGCTCAAGGATGGTACACCGCTCGTGACGGCCGCCAAGCACGGCAATGGGCGCCTCGTTCTATTCCACGTCACCGCGAATTCCGATTGGTCGAACCTGCCGATGTCCGGTCTGTTCGTCGACATGCTGCGGCGTCTCTCGACAATGGGCACGATCGGCGCGGCTGGCGCACAGGGCAGCGCTTCGACCGAGACCAACGCGAATGCGACGGACACGACCGACACGAGCGACGCCAACGTCTTGGCGCCGCTCAAGACGCTCGATGGCCTCGGAGCGCTTCGCACGCCGCCGCCGACGGCCGAGCCCGTCAAAGCGTCCGAGCTTGAGAAGACGGCACCGAGCTTCGAGCATCCGCCCGGATATTACGGACAGCCGGCAAGCCCGCGCGCGCTGAACGTGCTGACGCCGAAGAGCACACTCATTCCATTTCCGAATCTTCCGGCATCGGTGACGCGGCTCTCCTATGACAACGGCGCGAGCACGGCGTTGAAGCCGACGCTGCTCGGCGTTGCGCTCGGATTGCTGTTTGCCGACATCCTCGCGGTTCTCATTTTGCAGGCAGGCGGACTCGGAGGACTCTTCTCGCGCCGTCCGCGCCCGCACACCGGAGCAGCGGCCATCGTAGCGCTGGCGGCGCTCGCCTATGCAGCATTCCCGACCAACGTCAGAGCACAGGACTTCTCACCGCAGGATTTTCAAGAACCGGAGATTCGGCAGCTCGACTCGTTCACGCCCCACCGTCCTTCGGACGGCACGCAGATCGTCAGATCGGGCAATCTTTCGGCGGCCGACAAGATCGCCATCGACGCAACGAGCAAGGTGACGCTTGGCTACGTCATCAGCGGCGACCGCACGACGGATGAAACGAGCCGCGCGGGTCTGCAGGGACTCGGGCGGGTCCTCGAAACACGCACGGCCGTCGAACCCGGCGAACCGATGGCCGTCGATATCAAGAAAGACGAGATCGCATTCTATCCCGTTCTTTATTGGCCGGTTCTCGAAACAGCCGAAGCCCTGCCCGACGCGGTCATAGCCAAGATCGATGCCTATATGAAAGAAGGCGGGCTCATTATTTTCGACACGCGTGATTACGGACAGGGTGGCAGCAGCACATTACCGCTCGCAGGAAAAGGCGGATCGGCGCTGCAACGACTCTTGAGCAAACTCGACGTGCCGCCGCTCGAACCGGTGCCTGAAAATCACGTCGTGACGAAGTCGTTCTATCTGCTCCGGTCGTTCCCCGGTCGCTGGGACGGCGGGCAGCTCTGGGTCGAAGCGATCCCGAACAATGAGAACGATACGCATAAAGCGCGCGTGTCCGACGGCGTCACGTCGATCATGATCACATCGAACGATCTCGCAGCGGCCTGGGCGCTCGACGATCGCGGCCGCCCGATCTACCCGACGGTTCCGGGCGGCGAGATGCAGCGCGAAATGGCGTTTCGCGGCGGCATCAACATCGTCATGCATGCGCTGACGGGCAACTATAAAGCCGATCAGGTGCATGTGCCGGCACTGCTCGAAAGACTTGGGCAATAA
- a CDS encoding DUF1285 domain-containing protein has translation MPDKAHEFAGMKETPATSSTGLDALLRAAAESGEAGARPVDSWNPPYCGDIGMKIRRDGAWAYQGSPIGRIALVKLFASILRKDDDGKTYLVTPTEKVDVEVEDAPFLAVEMAVSGDGRDQTLTFRTNVDDVVTLNADHPLRFEQTEPDGGLKPYVLVRGRLEALCTRAVYAELVALAEPKGRNGDKVGVWSGGVWWELA, from the coding sequence ATGCCGGATAAAGCTCATGAATTTGCCGGCATGAAAGAAACTCCCGCAACATCGTCCACAGGACTCGATGCGCTGTTGCGCGCCGCCGCCGAAAGCGGTGAGGCAGGCGCACGTCCCGTCGACAGCTGGAACCCGCCCTACTGCGGCGACATCGGCATGAAAATCCGCCGAGACGGCGCTTGGGCTTATCAGGGAAGCCCGATCGGGCGCATTGCGCTTGTCAAGCTTTTTGCGAGTATTCTGCGGAAGGATGACGACGGCAAGACCTATCTCGTGACGCCTACCGAGAAGGTCGACGTCGAAGTCGAGGACGCGCCCTTCCTCGCTGTCGAGATGGCGGTGTCAGGTGATGGTCGCGATCAGACGCTGACTTTCCGCACCAACGTCGACGATGTCGTCACCCTCAATGCCGACCACCCTCTGCGCTTCGAACAGACTGAGCCCGACGGCGGACTGAAACCCTACGTCCTCGTCCGCGGACGCCTGGAAGCCCTCTGCACCCGCGCCGTCTACGCTGAGCTTGTTGCGCTCGCCGAGCCAAAGGGCCGCAACGGCGATAAGGTCGGTGTGTGGAGCGGGGGCGTGTGGTGGGAATTGGCATAA
- a CDS encoding DUF58 domain-containing protein — MAGPRGQRQGTNNESRHVLALEREAVSLVDRMPELLMEADRIASTVAQGIHGRRRAGPGETFWQFRQYQAGENATLVDWRRSASSDHLYIREREWEAAHTLHLWPDISPSMNFQSHIAPVSKRDRMLVLTLAAAELLVRGGERVALLAQMSPTASRNAATRIAETIAGNSDSGMTNDGLPPKTSLSRFSGLILFSDFLSPPQVIRERLEGFAGNGVAGHMVQVIDPAEETLPYHGRTEFLSPSGDQRWVADRVEALRPKYRARFEAHRAELAEMAKRFGWSFLTHHTDRPASEPLLSLLMRLQGSASGYRWMSASSDVTERAS, encoded by the coding sequence ATGGCGGGCCCCCGAGGGCAACGACAGGGCACCAATAACGAGAGCCGGCACGTCCTGGCGCTGGAGCGTGAGGCCGTCAGCCTCGTCGACCGGATGCCGGAACTCCTGATGGAAGCGGATCGCATCGCCTCGACCGTTGCGCAGGGCATTCACGGGCGGCGGCGCGCGGGGCCCGGCGAGACGTTCTGGCAATTCCGGCAATATCAGGCGGGCGAGAACGCGACGCTCGTCGATTGGCGGCGGTCTGCGAGTTCCGATCACTTGTATATCCGCGAGCGCGAGTGGGAAGCGGCTCACACGCTCCATCTCTGGCCGGACATTTCTCCGTCGATGAATTTTCAGAGCCACATCGCGCCGGTTTCGAAACGCGACCGCATGCTCGTGCTGACGCTTGCCGCGGCCGAGCTGCTCGTGCGCGGCGGGGAACGCGTGGCGCTGCTCGCGCAAATGTCGCCAACCGCGAGCCGCAACGCCGCGACACGCATCGCCGAGACGATCGCAGGGAACAGCGATTCCGGAATGACGAATGACGGCCTTCCGCCGAAGACTTCGCTCAGCCGGTTTTCCGGACTCATCCTGTTCAGCGATTTCCTGTCGCCACCGCAAGTCATCCGCGAGCGTCTCGAAGGCTTTGCGGGCAACGGCGTCGCGGGGCACATGGTGCAGGTGATCGACCCAGCGGAAGAAACGTTGCCTTATCACGGGCGCACGGAATTCCTGAGTCCGTCGGGCGATCAGCGATGGGTAGCAGATCGCGTCGAAGCGCTGCGTCCGAAATATCGCGCGCGTTTCGAAGCGCACCGCGCAGAGCTTGCCGAGATGGCGAAGCGGTTCGGCTGGTCGTTCCTGACGCATCATACCGACCGGCCCGCGTCCGAGCCGCTCTTGTCGCTGCTAATGCGGCTCCAGGGTTCCGCGAGCGGCTATAGATGGATGTCTGCAAGCTCCGACGTGACGGAGCGTGCATCATGA
- a CDS encoding AAA family ATPase, with amino-acid sequence MSNVVETHTDIVPRLEAAAERVQRAHKAAATVIFGQDDVIERTLITILSGGHALLIGVPGLAKTLLVETLGKVLGLDAKRIQFTPDLMPSDIIGSEVLDDEPGRGRSFRFIKGPIFTQLLMADEINRASPKTQSALLQAMQEHHVTVAGQRHDTPAPFHVLATQNPLEQEGTYPLPEAQLDRFLLQIDVGYPDLNAERRMLYATTGTDTAKVEPVISAQDLMATQRLVRQIPVPDKVVEAILKLVRSARPGTGENAETDRFVAWGPGPRASQALMLAVRAKALIDGRLAPSVDDVIALAEPILKHRMALTFAARAEGEDLNRIIARLAASVE; translated from the coding sequence ATGAGCAATGTCGTCGAGACCCATACCGATATCGTGCCGCGGCTCGAAGCGGCTGCCGAGCGCGTACAACGCGCGCATAAAGCTGCCGCAACGGTCATCTTCGGACAGGACGACGTCATCGAGCGGACGCTGATCACGATCCTGTCGGGCGGACACGCACTGCTGATCGGCGTGCCGGGTCTCGCGAAGACGCTGCTGGTTGAAACGCTGGGGAAGGTCCTCGGACTCGACGCCAAGCGCATCCAGTTCACACCAGACCTGATGCCGTCAGACATCATCGGCTCGGAAGTGCTCGACGACGAGCCGGGCCGCGGACGGTCGTTCCGCTTCATCAAGGGGCCGATCTTCACGCAGCTTCTGATGGCGGACGAGATCAACCGCGCGTCGCCGAAAACGCAGTCGGCGCTCTTGCAAGCCATGCAGGAGCATCATGTCACCGTTGCGGGGCAACGGCACGACACGCCCGCGCCGTTCCATGTGCTCGCGACGCAGAACCCACTCGAACAGGAAGGCACGTATCCGCTGCCCGAAGCCCAGCTCGACCGGTTTCTTCTGCAGATCGACGTCGGCTATCCCGATCTCAACGCCGAGCGGCGCATGCTTTATGCGACGACCGGCACCGATACCGCCAAGGTCGAGCCGGTGATCTCGGCGCAGGACCTGATGGCGACGCAGCGTCTCGTTCGCCAGATCCCGGTTCCTGATAAGGTCGTCGAAGCGATTTTGAAGCTCGTGCGTTCGGCGCGTCCAGGAACGGGCGAGAATGCCGAGACGGACCGCTTCGTCGCTTGGGGCCCCGGTCCGCGCGCCAGCCAGGCATTGATGCTCGCGGTGCGCGCGAAAGCCTTGATCGACGGACGCCTCGCGCCGTCGGTCGACGACGTCATCGCGCTGGCGGAACCGATCCTGAAACACCGCATGGCGCTGACGTTCGCGGCGCGCGCCGAGGGCGAGGACCTCAATCGCATCATCGCGCGTCTCGCCGCGTCGGTGGAGTAA
- a CDS encoding NAD(P)-binding domain-containing protein, with translation MSDPPVGVIGSDDYGPAIATRIAACGYRVLYAGLPGSPVVTRGQRLEPASTPTDVAFECPVVLVAVDDTEAMRGLLVGNPDRMGMGAEMQPGSVVVDLGARTPRELQALLGLLGTRGVALVDAALIGGSDAAAEGRAKIMLGGYPDSVEIADKVLSLLGQVERTGPLGSAHAIAALMGYVEAAHAVAREEALALGRACGLTPDVLVRMLSDASLARETNITRLERRADLARRIARDRGLSAEIIDLAAEKQSRQRSENR, from the coding sequence ATGAGCGATCCGCCGGTCGGAGTCATCGGCAGCGACGATTACGGCCCGGCGATCGCGACACGCATTGCAGCGTGCGGGTATCGTGTCCTCTACGCGGGTCTGCCGGGCTCGCCCGTCGTCACGCGCGGGCAAAGGTTGGAACCTGCTTCGACGCCGACGGACGTTGCGTTCGAGTGTCCTGTCGTGCTCGTCGCGGTTGACGACACGGAGGCGATGCGCGGACTCCTCGTTGGCAATCCGGACCGGATGGGAATGGGTGCCGAGATGCAGCCGGGATCGGTCGTCGTCGATCTTGGCGCGCGCACGCCCCGCGAGTTGCAAGCCCTTCTCGGGCTTCTCGGCACGCGCGGCGTGGCGCTCGTCGATGCGGCCCTGATCGGCGGTTCGGACGCGGCGGCGGAGGGCCGGGCCAAGATCATGCTCGGCGGCTATCCCGACTCTGTCGAAATCGCGGACAAGGTGCTCTCGCTTCTCGGTCAGGTCGAGCGCACCGGACCGCTTGGCAGCGCGCACGCAATCGCGGCGCTGATGGGATACGTCGAAGCGGCACATGCCGTCGCGCGAGAAGAAGCGCTGGCACTTGGACGGGCCTGCGGGCTCACTCCGGACGTCCTGGTGCGCATGCTTTCGGATGCTTCTCTAGCTCGCGAGACGAACATCACACGGCTTGAGCGGCGCGCCGATCTGGCGCGCCGGATTGCCCGCGACCGCGGCCTCAGCGCCGAGATCATCGATCTCGCGGCGGAGAAACAGTCGCGGCAGCGGAGCGAAAATCGTTGA
- a CDS encoding membrane protein, with product MNWSITFAPLVPSPVLIALAVVALGLVIALLVRRSRGALLRLAALAALIAALFNPILKEEQRESLANVAIVVLDESPSQKLSDRTKQLEAIRGDLEKKFAKIPNLKIKWVTGGVPGEQTPPGTNLFTDLNAALSDTAPDRIAGVVFVTDGQVHDVPKSAAALGFDAPVHTLLTGKPDEFDRRIEVIEAPRYGLVGQSRPIELAVRETGKAPTSESGAVTLKVRREGQPDETVRTEIDRKVKIDMPIPHTGTNIVEIELAPTPGELTAANNRAVVAAEGVRENLRVLLVSGEPHPGERTWRNLLKSDAAVDLVHFTILRPPEKQDGTPINQLSLIAFPTRELFSEKINEFDLIIFDRYEHRGILQLLYYDNIARYVDEHGGALLVAAGDDYASAYSIYHTPLSSVLPAAPTGRVLEMPFRAKVTPEGQKHPVTRGLPGWNSAKVADASPQPTWGRWFRQAEVNAERGRIVMTGAEDKPLLILDRKGKGRVALLTSDQAWLWARGYDGGGPHTDLLRRLSHWLMKEPDLEEERLIASARGLKLTLERRSMEDKVSPVKVLGPGGDTTDVTLAPATGEPGVWRSTIDVKLPGLYKAETPASTGQLTAVANAGVEDPREMSEVTATENKMKPIADATGGGVFWTRTASGSATDIDVPRISMMSAAKVMAGSGWLGLKDRKAYLTRGVKLTPMFTGLAALSALLALIALAWWREGR from the coding sequence TTGAACTGGTCGATTACATTCGCTCCGCTCGTTCCCAGTCCCGTGCTGATCGCACTGGCGGTGGTGGCGCTTGGGCTCGTCATCGCGCTGCTCGTCAGGCGATCGCGCGGCGCGCTCCTCCGTCTCGCGGCTCTGGCGGCGCTGATCGCGGCGCTTTTCAATCCGATCCTGAAAGAGGAACAGCGTGAGAGCCTCGCCAACGTCGCCATCGTAGTGCTCGACGAAAGCCCGAGCCAGAAACTTTCCGACCGGACGAAACAGCTCGAGGCAATCCGCGGCGATCTCGAGAAGAAGTTCGCCAAGATCCCGAACCTCAAGATCAAGTGGGTCACCGGCGGCGTTCCCGGCGAGCAGACGCCGCCCGGAACAAATCTGTTCACCGATCTCAACGCGGCGTTGAGCGACACCGCGCCCGACCGCATTGCGGGTGTCGTTTTCGTCACCGACGGTCAGGTGCACGACGTGCCGAAGTCGGCGGCGGCGCTCGGTTTCGATGCGCCGGTGCACACGCTGCTGACCGGCAAACCCGACGAATTCGACCGGCGTATCGAGGTGATCGAGGCGCCGCGCTACGGTCTCGTGGGGCAATCGCGTCCCATCGAGCTCGCCGTGCGGGAGACCGGCAAGGCGCCGACATCCGAATCCGGCGCCGTAACGCTGAAAGTCCGCCGCGAAGGCCAGCCTGACGAAACGGTCCGCACCGAAATCGACCGCAAAGTCAAAATTGACATGCCGATCCCGCACACGGGAACGAACATCGTCGAGATCGAGCTGGCGCCGACGCCGGGCGAATTGACGGCTGCCAACAATCGCGCCGTCGTCGCGGCCGAGGGCGTGCGCGAGAACCTGCGCGTACTGCTCGTTTCGGGCGAACCGCATCCGGGCGAACGTACGTGGCGCAATCTTCTGAAATCCGACGCTGCGGTCGATCTTGTGCACTTCACGATTCTGAGACCGCCTGAGAAGCAGGACGGAACGCCGATCAATCAGCTCTCGCTCATCGCGTTCCCGACGCGCGAACTCTTTTCTGAAAAGATCAACGAGTTCGACCTGATCATCTTCGACAGGTACGAGCACCGGGGCATTCTGCAGCTTCTCTACTACGACAACATCGCGCGCTATGTGGACGAGCATGGCGGAGCGCTGCTGGTTGCGGCAGGTGACGATTACGCCAGCGCCTATAGCATCTATCATACGCCACTTTCGTCCGTGCTGCCGGCGGCTCCAACGGGCCGCGTTCTTGAAATGCCGTTCCGCGCCAAGGTCACGCCGGAAGGCCAGAAGCATCCGGTGACACGAGGTCTGCCCGGCTGGAATTCGGCGAAAGTTGCGGACGCGTCTCCGCAGCCGACCTGGGGGCGCTGGTTCCGGCAGGCCGAGGTCAACGCCGAACGCGGCCGCATCGTGATGACCGGCGCCGAGGACAAACCGCTGCTCATTCTCGACCGCAAGGGCAAGGGGCGTGTTGCGCTGCTGACATCCGATCAGGCGTGGCTATGGGCGCGCGGCTACGACGGCGGCGGGCCGCATACCGATCTCCTCCGCCGGCTTTCGCACTGGCTCATGAAAGAGCCCGACCTCGAGGAAGAGCGACTGATTGCTTCCGCACGCGGACTGAAACTGACGCTCGAACGGCGCTCGATGGAAGACAAGGTCTCGCCAGTGAAGGTGCTCGGGCCCGGAGGCGATACGACCGACGTTACGCTCGCGCCGGCGACAGGAGAGCCTGGCGTCTGGCGCTCGACGATCGACGTCAAATTGCCGGGCCTCTACAAAGCCGAGACGCCCGCCTCTACCGGCCAACTCACCGCCGTCGCCAATGCCGGTGTCGAAGACCCGCGCGAGATGAGCGAGGTAACGGCGACAGAAAACAAGATGAAGCCTATCGCGGACGCGACGGGCGGCGGCGTTTTCTGGACACGAACGGCAAGCGGCTCGGCAACGGATATCGATGTGCCACGCATCTCGATGATGTCAGCGGCAAAAGTCATGGCTGGTTCGGGCTGGCTTGGGCTCAAGGATCGTAAGGCGTACCTGACGCGCGGCGTCAAGCTGACGCCAATGTTCACCGGGTTGGCAGCGCTTTCAGCGCTGTTGGCCTTGATCGCGCTCGCGTGGTGGCGCGAGGGACGCTAG
- the folE gene encoding GTP cyclohydrolase I FolE, which yields MVTPLNTCLRVESHDDNLERSDVEAAFRTIIRWAGDDPDRPGLAETPSRMSRAFEEFFSGYRQDPVQILQKTFEEIEGYDEMVMLRGIPFESHCEHHLAPIIGRAWVAYVPRGRVVGISKLARVVDAYAKRLQIQEKMTAQIANAIESALQPKGVGVIIKATHHCMTTRGVHKPDTDLVTSRMLGCFRDNPIKRQEFLSLID from the coding sequence TTGGTGACACCACTGAACACATGCTTGCGAGTCGAGTCTCACGACGACAACCTCGAGCGATCCGACGTCGAAGCGGCGTTCCGCACCATTATTCGCTGGGCGGGCGACGATCCGGACCGGCCGGGTCTCGCCGAAACGCCGTCGCGCATGTCGCGCGCGTTCGAAGAGTTCTTCTCCGGCTACCGGCAGGATCCGGTGCAGATTCTGCAGAAAACATTCGAGGAAATCGAAGGCTACGACGAGATGGTCATGCTTCGTGGCATTCCGTTCGAAAGTCATTGCGAGCACCATCTCGCTCCGATCATCGGGCGGGCGTGGGTCGCTTATGTTCCGCGCGGACGTGTCGTCGGAATCAGCAAGCTTGCGCGCGTAGTCGATGCCTATGCGAAGCGGCTGCAGATTCAGGAAAAGATGACAGCTCAGATTGCCAACGCTATCGAGAGTGCGCTGCAGCCGAAAGGGGTCGGCGTCATCATCAAGGCGACGCATCATTGCATGACGACGCGCGGCGTACACAAGCCGGATACCGATCTCGTGACCAGCCGCATGCTCGGCTGCTTCCGCGACAATCCAATCAAGCGGCAGGAGTTCCTGTCACTCATCGACTAG